The following proteins come from a genomic window of Rutidosis leptorrhynchoides isolate AG116_Rl617_1_P2 chromosome 10, CSIRO_AGI_Rlap_v1, whole genome shotgun sequence:
- the LOC139872590 gene encoding aladin-like isoform X1: MPSFPQPGSVTVCEINRNLITAESLSDDQAKETYGKIIGAVFSPISYQAEYPAPISPDRGVEPPVSGLRKLLKAVSYGPLKSLGHTDVKLLPNVDLRCLSWHQKKDILAFVSAPNQITIRDYGDSGEGKDLCILSNELQRDVKLLEWRPNAGKTLSVACKGGVCIWAASYPGNTACVRPGVNSGSLSRGSGVRWSLVDFLRSQQDEQISALSWSPDGRYVATASYEGSSFTIWDVAKGEGTPIRRGLGSISLLKWSPTGDYFFAAKFDGTFYLWETNTWTSEPWSSTSGFVTGAAWDPDGRMIVIAFSESLTLGSIHFATKPPSLDAHLLPVELPELKSLTNSGGIEKIAWDASGERLAVSYKDGNELYKGLIAIYDIKRATLITPSLIGFIRGPGDDSKPLTFSFHDKYKQGPLLSVCWSTGICITYPLVIRSHLLA; this comes from the exons ATGCCTTCATTTCCACAGCCAGGTTCAGTCACTGTATGCGAAATCAACAGAAACTTGA TTACCGCTGAAAGTCTATCAGATGATCAAGCAAAGGAAACTTACGGAAAAATCATC GGAGCAGTATTCAGTCCGATTTCGTATCAGGCTGAGTATCCGGCGCCCATAAGTCCGGATAGAGGCGTAGAACCGCCTGTGAGTGGCTTACGGAAGTTACTTAAAGCGGTATCTTATGGTCCACTTAAAAGCCTTGGTCATACTGAT GTGAAACTATTGCCGAATGTTGATCTCAGATGCCTTAGTTGGCACCAGAAAAAAGATATTTTGGCATTTGTGTCTGCACCGAACCAAATAACCATTCGTGATTATGGAGATTCAG GGGAGGGTAAGGATCTCTGTATTCTGTCGAATGAACTTCAAAGGGACGTTAAACTCTTGGAATGGAGGCCGAATGCTGGAAAGACCCTATCAGTAGCCTGCAA GGGAGGAGTATGCATTTGGGCTGCTTCATATCCAGGCAATACTGCATGCGTGAGACCCGGGGTTAACTCTGGCAGCCTCTCTAGAGGTTCTGGTGTTAGGTGGTCTCTGGTGGATTTTCTTCGAAGCCAACAAGATGAACAAATAAGTGCACTATCATGGAGTCCAGATGGAAG ATATGTAGCAACTGCCTCATATGAGGGCTCATCATTCACAATCTGGGATGTTGCTAAAG GAGAGGGTACACCCATTCGACGAGGATTAGGGAGCATATCGCTGCTTAAGTGGTCTCCTACTGGAGATTATTTCTTTGCTGCAAAGTT TGATGGAACATTCTATCTGTGGGAGACAAACACATGGACGTCAGAACCATGGTCTTCAACAAGTGGTTTTGTTACG GGAGCAGCATGGGATCCTGATGGGCGTATGATTGTTATTGCTTTTTCTGAATCATTAACATTAGGGTCTATTCACTTTGCTACAAAGCCTCCATCACTTG atgcacaCCTGTTACCTGTTGAGTTGCCGGAGTTGAAATCTTTAACCAATAG TGGAGGTATTGAGAAGATAGCATGGGATGCTTCTGGAGAGCGTTTGGCTGTCTCTTACAAAGATGGAAATGAGTTGTACAAGGGTCTAATCGCGATTTATGATATCAAAAGGGCTACACTCATTACTCCATCATTAAT TGGCTTCATTAGAGGGCCTGGAGATGACTCAAAGCCTTTAACATTCTCGTTCCACGACAAGTACAAACAGGGGCCACTGTTATCCGTT TGTTGGAGCACTGGAATTTGCATCACATACCCCCTCGTGATTCGTTCACATCTACTTGCTTAG
- the LOC139872590 gene encoding aladin-like isoform X3: MPSFPQPVTAESLSDDQAKETYGKIIGAVFSPISYQAEYPAPISPDRGVEPPVSGLRKLLKAVSYGPLKSLGHTDVKLLPNVDLRCLSWHQKKDILAFVSAPNQITIRDYGDSGEGKDLCILSNELQRDVKLLEWRPNAGKTLSVACKGGVCIWAASYPGNTACVRPGVNSGSLSRGSGVRWSLVDFLRSQQDEQISALSWSPDGRYVATASYEGSSFTIWDVAKGEGTPIRRGLGSISLLKWSPTGDYFFAAKFDGTFYLWETNTWTSEPWSSTSGFVTGAAWDPDGRMIVIAFSESLTLGSIHFATKPPSLDAHLLPVELPELKSLTNSGGIEKIAWDASGERLAVSYKDGNELYKGLIAIYDIKRATLITPSLIGFIRGPGDDSKPLTFSFHDKYKQGPLLSVCWSTGICITYPLVIRSHLLA; encoded by the exons ATGCCTTCATTTCCACAGCCAG TTACCGCTGAAAGTCTATCAGATGATCAAGCAAAGGAAACTTACGGAAAAATCATC GGAGCAGTATTCAGTCCGATTTCGTATCAGGCTGAGTATCCGGCGCCCATAAGTCCGGATAGAGGCGTAGAACCGCCTGTGAGTGGCTTACGGAAGTTACTTAAAGCGGTATCTTATGGTCCACTTAAAAGCCTTGGTCATACTGAT GTGAAACTATTGCCGAATGTTGATCTCAGATGCCTTAGTTGGCACCAGAAAAAAGATATTTTGGCATTTGTGTCTGCACCGAACCAAATAACCATTCGTGATTATGGAGATTCAG GGGAGGGTAAGGATCTCTGTATTCTGTCGAATGAACTTCAAAGGGACGTTAAACTCTTGGAATGGAGGCCGAATGCTGGAAAGACCCTATCAGTAGCCTGCAA GGGAGGAGTATGCATTTGGGCTGCTTCATATCCAGGCAATACTGCATGCGTGAGACCCGGGGTTAACTCTGGCAGCCTCTCTAGAGGTTCTGGTGTTAGGTGGTCTCTGGTGGATTTTCTTCGAAGCCAACAAGATGAACAAATAAGTGCACTATCATGGAGTCCAGATGGAAG ATATGTAGCAACTGCCTCATATGAGGGCTCATCATTCACAATCTGGGATGTTGCTAAAG GAGAGGGTACACCCATTCGACGAGGATTAGGGAGCATATCGCTGCTTAAGTGGTCTCCTACTGGAGATTATTTCTTTGCTGCAAAGTT TGATGGAACATTCTATCTGTGGGAGACAAACACATGGACGTCAGAACCATGGTCTTCAACAAGTGGTTTTGTTACG GGAGCAGCATGGGATCCTGATGGGCGTATGATTGTTATTGCTTTTTCTGAATCATTAACATTAGGGTCTATTCACTTTGCTACAAAGCCTCCATCACTTG atgcacaCCTGTTACCTGTTGAGTTGCCGGAGTTGAAATCTTTAACCAATAG TGGAGGTATTGAGAAGATAGCATGGGATGCTTCTGGAGAGCGTTTGGCTGTCTCTTACAAAGATGGAAATGAGTTGTACAAGGGTCTAATCGCGATTTATGATATCAAAAGGGCTACACTCATTACTCCATCATTAAT TGGCTTCATTAGAGGGCCTGGAGATGACTCAAAGCCTTTAACATTCTCGTTCCACGACAAGTACAAACAGGGGCCACTGTTATCCGTT TGTTGGAGCACTGGAATTTGCATCACATACCCCCTCGTGATTCGTTCACATCTACTTGCTTAG
- the LOC139872590 gene encoding aladin-like isoform X2: MRNQQKLEYIISIVTFIFTAESLSDDQAKETYGKIIGAVFSPISYQAEYPAPISPDRGVEPPVSGLRKLLKAVSYGPLKSLGHTDVKLLPNVDLRCLSWHQKKDILAFVSAPNQITIRDYGDSGEGKDLCILSNELQRDVKLLEWRPNAGKTLSVACKGGVCIWAASYPGNTACVRPGVNSGSLSRGSGVRWSLVDFLRSQQDEQISALSWSPDGRYVATASYEGSSFTIWDVAKGEGTPIRRGLGSISLLKWSPTGDYFFAAKFDGTFYLWETNTWTSEPWSSTSGFVTGAAWDPDGRMIVIAFSESLTLGSIHFATKPPSLDAHLLPVELPELKSLTNSGGIEKIAWDASGERLAVSYKDGNELYKGLIAIYDIKRATLITPSLIGFIRGPGDDSKPLTFSFHDKYKQGPLLSVCWSTGICITYPLVIRSHLLA; this comes from the exons ATGCGAAATCAACAGAAACTTGAGTATATCATCTCTATCGTTACTTTTATAt TTACCGCTGAAAGTCTATCAGATGATCAAGCAAAGGAAACTTACGGAAAAATCATC GGAGCAGTATTCAGTCCGATTTCGTATCAGGCTGAGTATCCGGCGCCCATAAGTCCGGATAGAGGCGTAGAACCGCCTGTGAGTGGCTTACGGAAGTTACTTAAAGCGGTATCTTATGGTCCACTTAAAAGCCTTGGTCATACTGAT GTGAAACTATTGCCGAATGTTGATCTCAGATGCCTTAGTTGGCACCAGAAAAAAGATATTTTGGCATTTGTGTCTGCACCGAACCAAATAACCATTCGTGATTATGGAGATTCAG GGGAGGGTAAGGATCTCTGTATTCTGTCGAATGAACTTCAAAGGGACGTTAAACTCTTGGAATGGAGGCCGAATGCTGGAAAGACCCTATCAGTAGCCTGCAA GGGAGGAGTATGCATTTGGGCTGCTTCATATCCAGGCAATACTGCATGCGTGAGACCCGGGGTTAACTCTGGCAGCCTCTCTAGAGGTTCTGGTGTTAGGTGGTCTCTGGTGGATTTTCTTCGAAGCCAACAAGATGAACAAATAAGTGCACTATCATGGAGTCCAGATGGAAG ATATGTAGCAACTGCCTCATATGAGGGCTCATCATTCACAATCTGGGATGTTGCTAAAG GAGAGGGTACACCCATTCGACGAGGATTAGGGAGCATATCGCTGCTTAAGTGGTCTCCTACTGGAGATTATTTCTTTGCTGCAAAGTT TGATGGAACATTCTATCTGTGGGAGACAAACACATGGACGTCAGAACCATGGTCTTCAACAAGTGGTTTTGTTACG GGAGCAGCATGGGATCCTGATGGGCGTATGATTGTTATTGCTTTTTCTGAATCATTAACATTAGGGTCTATTCACTTTGCTACAAAGCCTCCATCACTTG atgcacaCCTGTTACCTGTTGAGTTGCCGGAGTTGAAATCTTTAACCAATAG TGGAGGTATTGAGAAGATAGCATGGGATGCTTCTGGAGAGCGTTTGGCTGTCTCTTACAAAGATGGAAATGAGTTGTACAAGGGTCTAATCGCGATTTATGATATCAAAAGGGCTACACTCATTACTCCATCATTAAT TGGCTTCATTAGAGGGCCTGGAGATGACTCAAAGCCTTTAACATTCTCGTTCCACGACAAGTACAAACAGGGGCCACTGTTATCCGTT TGTTGGAGCACTGGAATTTGCATCACATACCCCCTCGTGATTCGTTCACATCTACTTGCTTAG